One Acanthochromis polyacanthus isolate Apoly-LR-REF ecotype Palm Island chromosome 6, KAUST_Apoly_ChrSc, whole genome shotgun sequence DNA segment encodes these proteins:
- the rpl10 gene encoding 60S ribosomal protein L10 — protein MGRRPARCYRYCKNKPYPKSRFCRGVPDPKIRIFDLGRKKAKVDEFPLCGHMVSDEYEQLSSEALEAARICANKYMVKTCGKDGFHIRMRLHPFHVIRINKMLSCAGADRLQTGMRGAFGKPQGTVARVHIGQVIMSVRTKAQNKEHVVEALRRAKFKFPGRQKIHISKKYGFTKFNACDFDDMMAEKRLIPDGCGVKYIPSRGPLSRWKALHAN, from the exons ATGGGCCGCCGACCAGCCCGCTG CTATCGCTACTGCAAGAACAAGCCATACCCCAAGTCCCGTTTCTGCAGGGGTGTGCCAG atcCCAAGATCAGGATCTTCGACTTGGGCAGGAAGAAGGCCAAGGTAGATGAGTTCCCTCTGTGCGGCCACATGGTCTCTGATGAGTACGAGCAGCTGTCTTCAGAAG CTCTGGAGGCTGCCCGTATCTGTGCTAACAAGTACATGGTGAAGACCTGCGGTAAGGACGGTTTCCACATCCGTATGCGTCTGCATCCCTTCCATGTCATCCGTATCAACAAAATGTTATCCTGTGCTGGAGCTGATAG GCTCCAGACTGGTATGCGCGGTGCTTTCGGTAAACCCCAGGGCACCGTGGCCCGCGTGCACATCGGTCAGGTGATCATGTCCGTGCGTACCAAGGCCCAGAACAAGGAGCACGTGGTCGAGGCTCTGCGTAGAGCCAAGTTCAAGTTCCCTGGTCGCCAGAAG ATTCATATTTCTAAGAAGTATGGCTTCACCAAGTTCAACGCCTGCGACTTTGACGACATGATGGCCGAGAAGCGTCTGATTCCTGACGGCTGTGGGGTGAAGTACATCCCCAGCAGAGGCCCTCTGTCCCGCTGGAAGGCCCTGCACGCCAACTAG